Proteins from a genomic interval of Prevotella sp. E13-27:
- a CDS encoding DNA cytosine methyltransferase — protein MSIARKNIKQQPQQLDLFQLQQEYPKEIVQNLSQEIDLEDLDVSKNVLICNVKKDNTRHFLNGTAKIYYTGKKFPSTIALNKLYYFMPYFGEKCGLGFTGIRDLYLIKIARIGTRKEGEPENDPSDLRIVFELQFVKRLYNQYQPHRLNIWETFTDTTLAALNAANNHQDAETNDPIVFNEGDVRLQEGKLTHIDCFAGPGGICTGLHAAGLQTLVAIEYIKSCCETYSANHPEVHVIHSDIREVTEKQILPFIPANGVDLVTSGMPCETFSTAGNTSRSFYDDRQFLYREGIRVAQIANAKMILFENVPAITSKREAKQSGELIVDILKRELREAGYGNYIEVVLDSTKYGVPPLLSG, from the coding sequence ATGTCAATTGCAAGAAAGAATATAAAGCAACAACCTCAACAATTGGACCTATTCCAACTGCAACAGGAATATCCTAAGGAGATAGTCCAGAATCTGAGTCAAGAAATTGATTTGGAAGACTTGGATGTTTCTAAGAACGTACTTATTTGCAACGTCAAAAAGGACAATACCAGACATTTTCTAAATGGTACAGCCAAGATTTACTATACAGGCAAGAAGTTTCCATCGACAATAGCTCTTAACAAGCTATATTATTTCATGCCGTATTTTGGTGAGAAATGCGGTCTTGGATTTACAGGTATTCGCGATTTGTATTTGATTAAAATTGCTCGTATTGGGACTCGAAAAGAGGGCGAGCCCGAGAACGACCCAAGCGATTTGCGAATAGTTTTTGAATTACAGTTTGTAAAACGTCTGTATAACCAATATCAACCGCACCGCCTAAATATCTGGGAAACCTTTACAGATACAACTCTGGCAGCTCTGAATGCGGCCAACAACCATCAAGACGCAGAAACTAATGACCCTATTGTGTTTAACGAGGGTGATGTGAGGCTTCAGGAAGGCAAATTAACACATATTGACTGTTTTGCCGGACCTGGGGGTATTTGTACAGGATTGCATGCTGCAGGTTTGCAGACGTTAGTCGCTATTGAATATATAAAGAGCTGTTGCGAAACTTACTCTGCCAATCACCCCGAAGTGCATGTTATCCATTCTGATATACGAGAAGTAACAGAAAAACAAATTCTACCGTTTATTCCTGCTAATGGTGTGGATTTGGTTACATCGGGCATGCCGTGTGAAACCTTCTCAACGGCAGGCAACACTTCACGTTCCTTCTATGACGATCGACAGTTTTTGTACCGTGAAGGTATTAGGGTTGCACAAATCGCCAACGCTAAAATGATTCTTTTCGAAAATGTTCCTGCTATTACCTCAAAACGAGAAGCAAAACAATCAGGAGAATTGATTGTTGACATTTTGAAAAGAGAATTAAGGGAAGCTGGATATGGCAATTATATTGAAGTGGTTTTGGATTCCACAAAATACGGAGTTCCACCACTACTGTCCGGTTAA